In the Anguilla anguilla isolate fAngAng1 chromosome 7, fAngAng1.pri, whole genome shotgun sequence genome, one interval contains:
- the LOC118231922 gene encoding uncharacterized protein LOC118231922, which translates to MQHCSPVLETFFINCKPFYSPREFASFILVGVYIPPQALVQEAQRTLADQILCVERTNPDSFVIVLGDFNKGNLSHELPKYHQLIKCPTREENTLDHCYSTINRAYHAVPRAALGHSDHIIVHLIPAYRQKLKLCKPVVRTSKKWTSEAMEDLRTCLDCTDWDVFRTATISLDEYTEAVTSYISFCEDSCVPSRTRVIYNNDKPWFTAKLRQLRLAKEEAFRSGDKDRFKESKYRFSKAVRDAKRLYSEKLQQQFSENNSASVWKGLRQITNYKPKAPHSTNDLRLANDLNEFYCRFERQWDSPDTIPREPIHQLQTTSSSSPISAGARASLQSPTSEASSPSPITMTTLSLLERDVNRLFKRQNPRKAAGPDSVSPSTLKHCADQLSPVFTDIFNTSLETCHVPACFKTSTIIPVPKKTRTAGLNDYRPVALTSVHLDTAGTYVRILFVDFSSAFNTIIPALLQDKLSQLHVPDCTCSGSR; encoded by the exons ATGCagcactgttctcctgttctggaAACTTTTTTCATCAACTGCAAACCCTTCTACTCCCCCCGCGAGTTCGCTTCATTCATTCTGGTCGGTGTTTACATTCCACCGCAAGCCCTCGTGCAGGAGGCACAGCGTACGCTCGCCGAccagatactgtgtgtggagcGGACAAACCCGGACTCTTTCGTTATCGTCCTCGGCGACTTTAACAAAGGGAATCTCAGCCACGAACTGCCTAAATACCACCAGTTGATTAAATGCCCGACCAGAGAGGAGAACACTTTAGATCACTGCTACAGTACAATCAACCGTGCCTATCACGCCGTCCCCCGCGCTGCACTGGGACACTCTGACCACATCATAGTCCACCTGATTCCTGCATACAGGCAGAAATTAAAACTCTGCAAACCTGTTGTGAGGACATCTAAGAAGTGGACCAGTGAAGCTATGGAGGATCTTCGCACGTGCTTGGACTGCACTGACTGGGATGTTTTCAGGACTGCTACCATCAGTCTGGATGAGTACACagaggctgtgacatcatacaTCAGCTTCTGTGAGGACAGCTGTGTACCATCACGCACCAGGGTTATCTACAACAACGACAAACCCTGGTTTACAGCTAAACTCAGACAGCTAAGGCTGGCAAAGGAGGAAGCATTTAGGAGTGGGGACAAGGACCGGTTTAAAGAGTCTAAATACAGGTTTAGCAAGGCGGTGAGAGATGCTAAACGACTGTACTCTGAGAAACTCCAACAGCAGTTCTCAGAAAACAACTCGGCCTCTGTCTGGAAGGGCCTCAGACAGATCACCAACTACAAACCGAAAGCCCCCCACTCCACTAATGACTTGCGCCTGGCCAACGACCTGAATGAGTTTTACTGCCGATTTGAAAGACAATGGGACAGTCCTGACACCATCCCCCGTGAACCCATTCACCAGCTCcagaccaccagctcctcctcccccatctcagCAGGAGCCCGGGCCTCTCTACAATCACCCACCTCAGaggcctcctccccctcccctatcACAATGacgactctctccctcctggagaggGACGTTAACAGATTATTCAAGAGACAGAACCCCCGCAAAGCAGCTGGACcagactctgtctctccctccaccctgaagCACTGTGCCGATCAGCTGTCTCCggtgttcacagacatttttaacacctcacTGGAGACATGCCACGTACCAGCCTGCTTCAAGACTTCTACCATTATCCccgtccccaaaaaaacaaggaccgcAGGACTCAATGACTACAGACCCGTCGCCCTGACCTCTGTG cacctggacacTGCAGGAACCTATGTCAGGATCCTGTTTGTGGACTTCAGCTCCGCATTCAATACCATCATCCCGGCTCTACTACAGGACAAGCTTTCCCAGCTGCACGTGCctgactgcacctgcag TGGGAGTCGTTAA